One window of Chloroflexus aggregans DSM 9485 genomic DNA carries:
- the ilvN gene encoding acetolactate synthase small subunit yields MKKHTIVALLQDRPGVLSRVIGLIRRRGYNIESLAVGHSETPGVSRLTIVVESEDVEQVVKQLYRLIEVLKVSDVTDDPTVEREMTMIKVHAPPAARHEIISMCSVFGARIVDVGANTMIIEMTGTPGKVENFIEVVRPYGIKEMMRTGRIAMVRGARGHNAGEYVEPATNGAKVPVLN; encoded by the coding sequence ATGAAGAAGCATACCATCGTCGCCCTCTTGCAAGATCGGCCCGGCGTGTTGAGCCGTGTGATCGGGCTGATCCGTCGCCGCGGCTATAACATCGAGAGTCTGGCCGTCGGCCATAGCGAAACCCCCGGCGTGAGCCGATTGACCATCGTGGTCGAATCGGAAGATGTGGAGCAGGTCGTCAAGCAACTCTACCGCCTGATCGAGGTGCTCAAAGTCAGCGATGTTACCGACGATCCGACGGTTGAGCGGGAGATGACGATGATCAAAGTTCATGCGCCACCGGCAGCCCGCCACGAGATTATCTCGATGTGTAGCGTGTTCGGCGCCCGGATCGTTGATGTGGGGGCGAACACGATGATTATCGAGATGACCGGGACGCCCGGCAAGGTGGAGAACTTTATCGAGGTCGTGCGCCCTTACGGGATCAAGGAAATGATGCGCACCGGTCGAATTGCCATGGTACGCGGCGCCCGTGGGCACAACGCCGGCGAGTATGTCGAGCCGGCGACCAACGGTGCGAAGGTACCGGTGCTTAACTAA